The nucleotide sequence AGCAACTCATCCCTCTTTACGCAGTCGGTGTCTTCATTCCTTTTACTTTGTCCCAGACCGGCATGATCGTGAAATGGTTTAAAGAGAGGCCGAAAGGTTGGCTGCCCAAGCTGATCATTAATGCCACAGGCGCTCTCATCAGTTTCAGTGTGACTTTGATTTTCTTTTTAACAAAATTCCCGCAGATTTGGCCCATTGTCATCTTCATTCCTCTGATGATCTCTATGTTCAGAAAAATCCGCAGGCATTACGATGAAATAGCGGAAGAACTGCGCATTTCGACAGGAGAAAAGGCGCTGCCGATTCAGGGAAATATTATTATCATCCCCATTGCCGGGATCACCCGGGTTGTGGAGAACTCCCTCAGCTATGCTCAATCTTTATGCCCACAACAGATCATCGCCGTCCATGTCTCGTTTAATAAAGAGGACCAAACTAAACTGGAAGAGAAATGGGAAAACTGGCAGACCGGTGTTCGTCTGGTCAGTCTGTATTCCCTGCGCAGGAGCATTATTCAGCCACTGACTAAGTTTATTGATTCTGTTGAACGGCGGACGGCGGAAGCCAATTATCAGATTACTGTTCTCATCCCGGAATTCATCCCTAAAAAGGGCTGGCATCATATTCTTCACAATCAATCCAGTTTATTGATCCGCACGGCTTTGCTCCATAGAAGAAATGTGGTGGTGACAACGGTGCCCTATCATCTTAAAAAGTAAGTGTAAATCTTAAAAAATAAGCACAAAACTTGTCAGCCAATCCGTTGACTTCCTGGTTCGGAAATGTTAATATAACATCGTTATATAACGATGTTATATTAATTTGGAGGTTAGAACATGGTTGACATGGAACAGACGACTCAGCAGCGGATTCTGCAGGCCGCCCAAGAGGAATTTCTGCGCCTGGGCTTTCAGAACTCTTCCCTGCGCTCCATCGCCAAAGCCTGCGGCGTAACCACCGGCGCCTTATATGGATATTACTCCGATAAAGACGCTTTGTTTGACGCGCTGGTTCGGGAAGCGGCGGAAACCCTCTATGATATCTATCTGCGCGCTCATCAGGAGTTCGAGGCGCTGCCGCCGGAGCAGCAGCTTGCGGAGATGACTCAGCAGATCGAGCCGCGGGTATGGGAGTGCTTTGATTACATTTATGAGCATTATGATGCCTTTAAACTGCTTATTTGCCATGCTGAAGGAACATCTTATGAAAATTATGTCCATCGTATGGCTGAAGTGGAGGTGCAGAGCTCCTATATCTTCCTTTCCCGTATGGAGAACATGGGGCGGCAGGTCCCCCATATCCCGGATGATCTCAATCATATGCTGGCCAGCGCTTATCTGACCGGTTTCTTTGAAGTTGTCGCCCACGATATGCCTAAAGAAGAGGCCCGGGAATATATCGGAAGGCTTACTGATTTTTTCAGCGCCGGCTGGAAAAACCTTTTGGGGCTTGTCTAGCCCCAAAAAATTTTCCCTATAAGTTAGCGTAAGCTAACTATAATTTAAACAAGCTAACTGTAATTTAAAGAGGAGGAGATTACCATGGATCAAACTAACACACCGGGAGCAGTGGCCCGCCTCAAGGAGTACGCGGGTCCCCACAGGAAAGAGTACGTCCTGTCGGTGCTGCTGGCCATACTGGGGGTCGCTTGCAGCATGGTCCCCTATTTTGCGGTATCCCAAATGATTTGGGGACTGATTGAGGGAGGGAGTGATTTTAATTGGTATTTAGGCTGGTGCGCCGTGGCGGCCATCGGTTTTCTGGGCAAGGCTGTGTTTCATAATCTCTCCACGAGTTTATCCCACAAGGCTACTTTTGCGGTGATTTCTGAAGTGCGGCGGCGTATCGCTCAAAAGCTGACCCGGGTTCCCATGGGCTATGTCCTGGATACTCCCTCAGGAAAGTTCAAAAACAGCATGGTGGAAAAAGTGGACAGTATTGAACCGACTCTGGCCCATGTGCTGCCGGAGATGACCTCCAATCTGCTGGTCCCCCTGGCTATTGTGGGTTACCTGTTCGTCCTGGACTGGCGCATGGCCCTGATCTCATTGATCACTCTGCCCATTGGCGGGTTCTGCTACATGGGCATGATGAAAGACTATGAAAAGCGCTTTGGGGAGTATGTTGGCGTGGGCCGGCATATGAACGCCACAGCTGTGGAATATATCAATGGCATTGAAGTGATCAAAGCTTTTGGGCAATCGGCTACTTCCTATAAGAAATTCGCCGATGCCGTCCATAAGAACGCTACCTATGGACTGGATTGGATGCGGGACGTCCAGCTGTATTTTTCCATGGGCATCGGCATCTGGCCCGCCGTGCTCATCGGGGTCCTGCCTTTGGGCTGTGTTTTTTACATGAACGGCTCTCTTTCCGGGGCCGATTTCATCACGATCATGATTCTGGCTCTGGGCATTATGGCGCCGCTGCTTTCCGCGATGTATTACACCGATGATCTTGCCAAAATCAAGGTTAT is from Desulfitobacterium chlororespirans DSM 11544 and encodes:
- a CDS encoding TetR/AcrR family transcriptional regulator → MVDMEQTTQQRILQAAQEEFLRLGFQNSSLRSIAKACGVTTGALYGYYSDKDALFDALVREAAETLYDIYLRAHQEFEALPPEQQLAEMTQQIEPRVWECFDYIYEHYDAFKLLICHAEGTSYENYVHRMAEVEVQSSYIFLSRMENMGRQVPHIPDDLNHMLASAYLTGFFEVVAHDMPKEEAREYIGRLTDFFSAGWKNLLGLV
- a CDS encoding ABC transporter ATP-binding protein, encoding MDQTNTPGAVARLKEYAGPHRKEYVLSVLLAILGVACSMVPYFAVSQMIWGLIEGGSDFNWYLGWCAVAAIGFLGKAVFHNLSTSLSHKATFAVISEVRRRIAQKLTRVPMGYVLDTPSGKFKNSMVEKVDSIEPTLAHVLPEMTSNLLVPLAIVGYLFVLDWRMALISLITLPIGGFCYMGMMKDYEKRFGEYVGVGRHMNATAVEYINGIEVIKAFGQSATSYKKFADAVHKNATYGLDWMRDVQLYFSMGIGIWPAVLIGVLPLGCVFYMNGSLSGADFITIMILALGIMAPLLSAMYYTDDLAKIKVIVGEIGDILDEPEQMRPTVLARLDGTDIALKGVTFGYGETEILHGVDLAIPAGSVTALVGPSGSGKSTIAKLIASFWDVKDGTISIGGVDVRNIPAPQLMDKIAYVAQDNFLFDQSILENIRLGRPSASDEEVREAAKAAGCHDFIMDLADGYHTVAGGAGGHLSGGERQRITIARAMLKNAPIVILDEATAYTDPENESVIQDAVAKLVVGRTLIVIAHRLSTITDSDQIALIEKGRVAVLGTHDQLLESSPLYQDLWRAHISAKDVA